One Burkholderia vietnamiensis LMG 10929 genomic window carries:
- a CDS encoding LysR family transcriptional regulator, protein MLNSNVLRQLDLQDVMVFLCLYEHKSARRTAEVLSISQPTVSYCLKRLRNCFHDVLFDVDRGSLVATAKAEAIEPYLRNVIDAVNHCADMDDDQVTATSRRVMRVCAPEYFELLLLPGVLESFMKRGRETSLIVDRLGRELPVERLLAGELDFAIGFGPGYHRLHPDLQWESVLSDTFVCLTASRKLAPSTRVSLDEFCDMEHVFPTPWVSERNMIDGWLEKLGRSRSIVARANTYQACLNIVARLPVALTLPRRLIQHLSIPANVQICEVPLGFPTFTLDVIWSTPMEKNPDIRTMRSLFKDLASANAFEPGELPRA, encoded by the coding sequence GTGCTTAACAGTAACGTATTGCGCCAACTCGATCTTCAGGACGTGATGGTATTTCTGTGTCTGTACGAACATAAAAGCGCGCGCCGCACTGCCGAGGTTCTGAGCATCAGCCAGCCGACGGTCAGCTATTGCCTGAAACGCTTGCGCAATTGCTTTCACGACGTACTGTTCGACGTCGATCGCGGCAGCCTCGTCGCGACGGCCAAGGCCGAGGCGATCGAGCCGTATCTGCGAAACGTGATCGACGCGGTGAACCACTGCGCCGACATGGACGACGATCAGGTGACCGCCACGTCACGCCGCGTGATGCGCGTATGCGCGCCGGAGTACTTCGAGCTGCTGCTGTTGCCGGGAGTGCTCGAGTCGTTCATGAAGCGCGGCCGCGAAACCTCGCTGATCGTCGATCGCCTCGGCCGCGAGCTGCCGGTAGAACGGCTGCTGGCCGGCGAACTCGATTTCGCGATCGGCTTCGGCCCCGGCTATCATCGGCTGCATCCCGACCTGCAATGGGAGTCGGTGCTCTCCGACACCTTCGTGTGTCTGACCGCTTCGCGCAAGCTCGCACCGTCGACGCGCGTCTCGCTCGACGAATTCTGCGACATGGAGCACGTGTTCCCCACGCCGTGGGTATCCGAGCGCAACATGATCGACGGCTGGCTCGAAAAGCTCGGCCGCTCGCGCAGTATCGTCGCGCGCGCCAACACGTATCAGGCCTGCCTGAACATCGTCGCGCGGCTGCCGGTCGCGCTGACGCTGCCGCGGCGCCTGATCCAGCACCTGTCGATTCCGGCGAACGTACAGATCTGCGAAGTGCCGCTCGGCTTCCCGACCTTCACGCTGGACGTGATCTGGTCGACGCCGATGGAGAAGAACCCCGACATCCGCACCATGCGCAGCCTCTTCAAGGATCTCGCGAGCGCCAACGCGTTCGAGCCGGGGGAATTGCCTCGCGCCTAG
- a CDS encoding efflux RND transporter permease subunit, with protein MSQTTQGARFTDIFVRRPVLSIVCSLLILLVGLRSLGALPVRQYPMLESATISVETAYPGASQALMQGFVTTPIAQSIATADGIEYLTSTSTQGKSVVKARLRLNANADRAMTEIMAKVQEVKYKMPEGAYDSVITKLTDAPTAVMYLGFSSDTLSIPEITDYVVRVAQPLVTTVPGVASADIVGGQNLAMRVWLDASRLAAHGLSAGDVAAALKANNVQAAPGQLKGALTVADISANTDLTDVGAFGNLVVKSEANGSFVRLRDVATIELGSQQYNASALMNGHRAVNIAINATPSGNPLDIVRGVQALLPTMERSKPASIRIGDVFDVARFVNASIDEVRETIIEAIAIVVVVIFLFLGSFRAVVIPVVTIPLALVGSAALMLAAGFSLNLLTLLAMVLAIGLVVDDAIVVVENIHRHIESGEPPARAALLGAREIASPVIVMTITLVAVYAPIGLMGGLTGSLFREFAFTLAGAVCVSAVIALTLSPMLSSLLLDSRMSEGRVARAIEHTLSRVTHAYRRLLHASLGARPAVLVFGAGVLLGIGLLFSGVKRELAPQEDQGSIMLQVKAPQYANLDYLERYAPQIEKVFRSLPEADTSFVLNGVGGANLGFAGVNLVDWSKRTRSAADLQARVQAGANAIAGDQVFTFLLPSLPASSGGLPIQMVLRAPADFNGIFATMDKLKAAASKSGLFAVVDSDLTFDSRAVGVTIDRNQANALGVTMKDIADTLAVLVGENYVNRFDHDGRSYDVIPQVARAERLSSDMLNRYYVKTRGGKMVALSTVVRVSNGSQANALTQFNQMNSATLSAVAAPGVTMGQAVEFLQKQPLPAGYEIDWLGESRQYVQEGNRLTVTFVFALVVIFLVLAAQFESLRDPLVILVSVPLSVCGALVPLYLGFATLNIYTQIGLVTLIGLISKHGILMVSFANELQRTQHLDRRAAIEHAAAVRLRPILMTTAAMVAGLVPLIFARGAGAASRFAIGITVSTGMLVGTLFTLFVLPTVYTLIAKRHREAANSERARVLETV; from the coding sequence ATGAGCCAGACCACGCAAGGCGCGCGTTTCACCGACATCTTCGTGCGGCGGCCGGTGCTGTCGATCGTCTGCAGCCTGCTGATCCTGCTGGTGGGCCTGCGCTCGCTCGGTGCGCTGCCGGTGCGCCAGTATCCGATGCTGGAGAGCGCGACGATCAGCGTCGAGACGGCCTATCCCGGTGCGTCGCAGGCATTGATGCAGGGCTTCGTGACGACGCCGATCGCCCAGTCGATCGCGACCGCGGACGGCATCGAGTATTTGACCTCCACGTCCACGCAGGGCAAGAGCGTCGTGAAGGCGCGGCTGCGCCTGAATGCGAACGCCGATCGCGCGATGACGGAAATCATGGCGAAGGTGCAGGAGGTCAAGTACAAGATGCCCGAAGGCGCGTACGACTCCGTGATCACCAAGCTGACCGACGCGCCCACGGCCGTGATGTATCTGGGCTTTTCGAGCGATACGTTGTCGATCCCCGAGATCACCGACTACGTGGTGCGCGTGGCGCAGCCGCTCGTCACCACGGTGCCGGGCGTCGCGTCCGCCGACATCGTCGGCGGCCAGAATCTCGCGATGCGCGTCTGGCTCGACGCGTCGCGGCTCGCCGCGCACGGGCTGTCGGCCGGCGATGTCGCGGCCGCGCTGAAGGCGAACAACGTGCAGGCTGCGCCGGGCCAGTTGAAGGGCGCGCTGACCGTCGCCGACATTTCCGCGAACACCGATCTGACCGACGTCGGCGCGTTCGGCAACCTCGTCGTGAAATCGGAGGCGAACGGCAGTTTCGTGCGCTTGCGCGACGTCGCGACGATCGAGCTGGGCAGCCAGCAATACAACGCGAGCGCGCTGATGAACGGGCACCGCGCGGTCAACATAGCGATCAACGCGACGCCGTCGGGCAACCCGCTCGACATCGTGCGCGGCGTGCAGGCGTTGCTGCCGACGATGGAGCGCAGCAAGCCGGCCAGCATCAGGATCGGCGATGTGTTCGACGTCGCGCGCTTCGTCAACGCGTCGATCGACGAGGTGCGCGAGACCATCATCGAGGCGATCGCGATCGTCGTGGTCGTGATCTTCCTGTTCCTCGGCTCGTTCCGTGCGGTCGTGATCCCGGTCGTGACGATTCCGCTCGCGCTCGTCGGCTCCGCCGCGCTGATGCTGGCCGCGGGCTTCTCGCTGAATCTGCTCACGTTGCTCGCGATGGTGCTGGCGATCGGGCTCGTCGTGGACGACGCGATCGTCGTCGTCGAGAACATTCACCGGCACATCGAATCCGGCGAGCCGCCCGCGCGCGCGGCGCTGCTCGGCGCGCGCGAGATCGCGTCGCCGGTGATCGTGATGACCATCACGCTTGTTGCGGTGTATGCGCCGATCGGGCTGATGGGCGGGCTGACCGGTTCGTTGTTCCGCGAGTTCGCTTTCACGCTCGCGGGGGCGGTGTGCGTGTCCGCGGTGATCGCGTTGACGCTCTCGCCGATGCTCAGCTCGCTGCTGCTCGACAGCCGGATGTCGGAGGGCCGTGTCGCGCGGGCGATCGAACACACGCTGTCGCGCGTCACGCACGCGTACCGGCGCCTGCTGCATGCGAGCCTCGGCGCGCGGCCGGCGGTGCTGGTGTTCGGAGCGGGCGTCCTGTTGGGCATCGGCCTGCTGTTCAGCGGCGTGAAGCGCGAACTGGCGCCGCAGGAGGACCAGGGCTCGATCATGCTGCAGGTGAAGGCACCGCAGTACGCGAATCTGGACTACCTCGAACGCTACGCGCCGCAGATCGAGAAGGTGTTCCGCTCGCTGCCGGAAGCGGATACCAGCTTCGTGTTGAACGGTGTCGGCGGCGCGAATCTCGGCTTCGCCGGCGTGAACCTCGTCGACTGGTCGAAGCGCACGCGCAGTGCGGCCGACCTGCAGGCGCGGGTGCAGGCGGGCGCGAACGCGATCGCCGGCGACCAGGTGTTCACGTTCCTGCTGCCGTCGCTGCCCGCGTCGAGCGGCGGCCTGCCGATCCAGATGGTGCTGCGCGCGCCGGCCGATTTCAACGGCATCTTCGCGACGATGGACAAATTGAAGGCTGCCGCGTCGAAGAGCGGGCTGTTCGCGGTGGTCGACAGCGATCTGACGTTCGACAGCCGTGCGGTCGGCGTAACGATCGACCGCAACCAGGCGAATGCGCTCGGCGTGACGATGAAGGACATCGCCGATACGCTCGCGGTGCTCGTGGGCGAGAACTACGTGAACCGCTTCGATCACGACGGCCGCTCGTACGACGTGATTCCGCAGGTCGCGCGCGCCGAGCGCCTGTCGTCGGACATGCTGAACCGCTACTACGTGAAGACGCGCGGCGGCAAGATGGTGGCGCTGTCGACCGTCGTGCGCGTGTCGAACGGCAGCCAGGCCAACGCGCTCACGCAGTTCAATCAGATGAACTCGGCGACCCTGTCGGCGGTGGCCGCGCCGGGCGTGACGATGGGGCAAGCGGTCGAGTTTCTGCAGAAACAGCCGCTGCCGGCCGGCTACGAGATCGACTGGCTCGGCGAATCGCGGCAGTACGTGCAGGAAGGCAACCGGCTGACGGTCACGTTCGTATTCGCGCTCGTCGTGATCTTTCTGGTGCTCGCCGCGCAGTTCGAGAGCCTGCGCGATCCACTGGTGATCCTCGTGTCGGTGCCGCTGTCGGTGTGCGGCGCGTTGGTGCCTCTGTACCTCGGCTTCGCGACGCTGAACATCTATACGCAGATCGGGCTCGTGACGCTGATCGGCCTGATTTCCAAGCACGGGATCCTGATGGTGAGCTTCGCGAACGAACTGCAACGCACGCAGCACCTCGACCGCCGCGCGGCGATCGAGCACGCGGCCGCGGTACGGCTGCGGCCGATCCTCATGACGACGGCCGCGATGGTCGCCGGGCTCGTGCCGCTGATTTTCGCACGCGGCGCGGGCGCGGCCAGCCGCTTCGCGATCGGGATCACGGTCTCGACCGGCATGCTGGTCGGTACGCTGTTCACGCTGTTCGTGCTGCCGACCGTGTACACGCTGATCGCGAAGCGCCATCGCGAGGCGGCGAACAGCGAGCGCGCCCGCGTGCTGGAGACCGTATGA
- a CDS encoding multidrug effflux MFS transporter, translated as MSNSNRYENFLVFLAPLINSVGGIAIDLYAPSIPAIGRELDVMPSMMQNTITITLVFYAIGQLGFGILADWWGRRPSILFGLVLFIAGSALAVVAPSFEVLMAGRAIQGFAIGSCQVVARAVLVDRLKGDRFRVAIVYLSLAFGLGPVIAPYVGGHVQEWAGWRWNFVVYCGYGLVVLSFAFAGLRETLRPELRRTPRQTIAGYREILSDPHFQSAVAMLGMSFSAFLMWNVIGPYIVQIRLGHSAAYFGSTALGVGLCYLGGTTLNRSLIRRYSGEQLMRVGIATFALGVACVASSGVELSLVTALGGIMLIAFAQGFIFSNAMARSMALFPGRAGAAASLQGCLMLALGSIVSGVVSALPMETNATIAIMFACLLGVTMIGFRQLHRRHPQVAR; from the coding sequence ATGTCCAACTCAAACAGATATGAAAACTTCCTCGTGTTCCTGGCGCCGCTGATCAATAGCGTCGGCGGGATCGCGATCGACCTCTATGCGCCCAGCATCCCGGCCATCGGTCGAGAACTCGACGTCATGCCGAGCATGATGCAGAACACGATCACGATCACGCTCGTGTTCTATGCGATCGGCCAGCTCGGGTTCGGCATCCTGGCCGACTGGTGGGGCAGACGCCCGTCGATACTGTTCGGCCTCGTGCTGTTCATCGCCGGCAGCGCGCTGGCGGTCGTCGCGCCTTCGTTCGAGGTGCTGATGGCGGGACGCGCGATTCAGGGCTTCGCGATCGGCTCGTGCCAGGTCGTCGCGCGCGCCGTGCTGGTCGACCGGCTGAAGGGCGACCGCTTCCGCGTCGCGATCGTCTACCTCAGCCTGGCGTTCGGGCTGGGCCCCGTGATCGCGCCGTACGTGGGCGGACACGTGCAGGAGTGGGCCGGCTGGCGCTGGAACTTCGTCGTGTACTGCGGCTACGGGCTCGTCGTGCTGTCGTTCGCGTTCGCGGGCCTGCGCGAGACGCTGCGGCCGGAGTTGCGGCGCACGCCGCGGCAAACCATTGCGGGCTATCGCGAGATCCTGTCTGATCCGCACTTCCAGTCGGCTGTCGCGATGCTCGGGATGAGCTTCTCGGCGTTCCTGATGTGGAACGTGATCGGCCCGTACATCGTGCAAATCCGCCTCGGGCATTCCGCGGCTTATTTCGGTTCGACTGCGCTCGGCGTCGGCCTGTGCTACCTCGGCGGCACGACGCTGAACCGGAGCCTGATCCGGCGCTACAGCGGCGAGCAGCTGATGCGCGTCGGCATCGCGACCTTTGCGCTCGGGGTGGCCTGCGTGGCGTCGAGCGGCGTCGAGCTGAGCCTCGTGACCGCCCTCGGCGGGATCATGCTGATCGCGTTTGCACAGGGCTTCATCTTCTCCAACGCGATGGCGCGCTCGATGGCCCTGTTTCCGGGCCGCGCGGGCGCGGCAGCGAGTCTGCAAGGGTGCCTGATGCTGGCGCTCGGTTCGATCGTGTCGGGGGTCGTCAGCGCATTGCCCATGGAGACGAACGCGACGATTGCCATCATGTTCGCGTGTCTGCTCGGCGTGACCATGATCGGCTTCCGGCAGCTGCATCGCCGCCATCCGCAGGTGGCGCGATGA
- a CDS encoding thermostable hemolysin codes for MQIVRTFHPGQDAYREIQLAVSQHYYQAHGARPEPRPDQFWCLTDRERTLPGYACLGLSWGDSARLFSEHYLDESLTSLYGLSRAELIELGQFSSFGPKGAGRYLMASVFRTLAQHHYRYVLMTATERVRYIVQSLQIAYDDLGRACVSRVRDRHVDWGTYYDNAPRVIMVRIDDMARRNDLPMWSPLGDPPSARMPPRQVECTANGH; via the coding sequence GTGCAGATCGTACGGACCTTTCACCCGGGCCAGGACGCCTATCGCGAGATTCAGCTCGCGGTCTCGCAGCACTACTATCAGGCGCACGGCGCGCGTCCTGAGCCTCGCCCGGACCAGTTCTGGTGTCTGACCGACCGCGAGAGAACCTTGCCCGGATACGCATGCCTGGGGCTCAGCTGGGGCGATAGCGCGCGGCTGTTCTCGGAGCACTACCTCGACGAATCGCTGACGAGCCTGTATGGGCTGTCGCGTGCGGAGCTGATCGAGCTCGGGCAGTTCTCGTCGTTCGGCCCGAAAGGCGCCGGGCGCTACCTGATGGCGAGCGTGTTCCGCACCCTGGCCCAGCACCACTACCGGTACGTGCTGATGACGGCGACGGAGCGCGTGCGTTACATCGTGCAGTCGTTGCAGATCGCCTACGACGATCTCGGCCGCGCGTGCGTGAGCCGGGTGCGTGACCGGCATGTCGACTGGGGCACGTACTACGACAACGCGCCGCGCGTCATCATGGTGAGGATCGACGACATGGCCCGACGCAACGATTTGCCGATGTGGAGCCCGCTCGGCGATCCGCCCTCGGCCCGAATGCCGCCGAGGCAGGTCGAATGCACCGCCAACGGTCACTGA
- a CDS encoding AMP-binding protein: MISALIERHFAEAPNRIVVREMDGREYSLDQLRADVARIGGKLEEVYGDCSGLVFGIAARSSYTWVATMLAILRVKAVLLPVPIEFSDEQIGSLLHKATAIFAQDAQTAARIGSILPGISCIDAASERDEWPAAGAPTGERIEPGICGIIHTSGTTSKPKGVKIRDEAVGLLVTNVLKRVPAGPLDYLSIVPMSLLIEQVLGVFLPVLSGGSLTLMPAHYAEYGARSGNAREYLDLIARVDPNFLYLPPKLLEEADALLESTGTTQLFGRRNPHIITGGAKIPATVLESLDKRGVQVYEAYGLSENSSIISLNYPGQRRIGSAGTFLDGIEPVIVDGELRVRTPTLCAGYYNSDDTSCELTDGYLHTGDLAEIVDGFLYITGRKKHVIILSTARNISPEWVETVYKESALIDDIVVFGEGREEPAAIVLSTHDEAAVRDEMARLEPRLADFARVRRVRVVTDIERFRTDYYTVTGRPRRQLIERDHAASLY, translated from the coding sequence ATGATCAGCGCACTCATCGAACGTCATTTCGCCGAAGCGCCGAACCGCATCGTCGTGCGGGAGATGGACGGCCGCGAATACTCGCTCGATCAACTGCGCGCCGACGTCGCGCGGATCGGCGGCAAGCTGGAGGAGGTGTACGGCGATTGCAGCGGTCTCGTGTTCGGTATTGCCGCGCGCTCGAGCTACACGTGGGTGGCGACGATGCTCGCGATCCTGCGCGTGAAGGCGGTGCTTCTGCCGGTGCCGATCGAGTTTTCCGACGAGCAGATCGGCAGCCTGTTGCACAAGGCCACCGCGATCTTCGCGCAGGATGCGCAAACGGCCGCGCGCATCGGTTCGATCCTGCCCGGCATCTCGTGCATTGACGCCGCGAGCGAGCGCGACGAATGGCCCGCAGCGGGCGCACCCACCGGGGAGCGGATCGAGCCGGGCATCTGCGGGATCATCCATACGTCCGGCACGACGTCGAAGCCGAAGGGCGTGAAGATCCGCGACGAGGCGGTCGGCCTGCTGGTGACGAACGTGCTGAAGCGCGTGCCGGCCGGCCCGCTCGATTACCTGTCGATCGTGCCGATGAGCCTGCTGATCGAACAGGTGCTCGGCGTGTTCCTGCCGGTGCTGTCCGGCGGCTCGCTGACGCTGATGCCCGCGCACTACGCGGAGTATGGCGCACGCAGCGGCAATGCGCGCGAATACCTGGACCTGATCGCCCGCGTCGATCCGAACTTCCTGTACCTGCCGCCGAAGCTGCTCGAGGAGGCCGATGCCTTGCTGGAGTCGACCGGTACGACGCAACTGTTCGGCCGCCGCAATCCGCACATCATCACGGGCGGCGCGAAGATTCCGGCCACCGTGCTCGAATCGTTGGACAAGCGCGGCGTGCAGGTATACGAAGCGTACGGTCTCAGCGAGAACAGCTCGATCATCTCGCTGAACTATCCGGGGCAGCGCCGCATCGGTTCCGCCGGGACGTTCCTCGACGGCATCGAGCCGGTGATCGTCGACGGCGAGCTGCGCGTGCGCACACCGACGCTCTGCGCGGGCTACTACAACTCGGACGATACGTCGTGCGAGCTGACCGACGGCTACCTGCATACCGGCGACCTCGCCGAGATCGTCGATGGCTTCCTGTACATCACCGGCCGCAAGAAGCACGTGATCATCCTGTCGACGGCGCGCAACATCTCGCCGGAGTGGGTCGAGACGGTCTACAAGGAAAGCGCGCTGATCGACGACATCGTGGTGTTCGGCGAAGGGCGCGAAGAGCCGGCGGCGATCGTGCTGTCCACGCACGACGAAGCGGCGGTGCGCGACGAGATGGCGCGGCTCGAACCGCGGCTCGCGGATTTCGCGCGGGTGCGGCGCGTGCGGGTCGTGACAGACATCGAGCGCTTCCGCACGGATTACTACACGGTCACCGGGCGGCCGCGCCGTCAGCTGATCGAGCGTGACCATGCGGCGTCGCTTTACTGA
- a CDS encoding TauD/TfdA family dioxygenase: MIESLEAGQKAIDLVDTDQLYEQLAHSGVVIFRNFADTLDDFNRFVSLHSARVTFDPARKTSTENTAEIDAGELEMGLHRENGNLPFTPDLQWFYCLEPARVGSETTICDGQRVLQELTPAVRRLFEQRQIKYSRRIPWPNVQRFLSVELQLPAHEVNDSHLEVVNQRVRGQHYRRLDQFLVSSERVTDAITVSCFSGRRAFCNSLLGPSVNYEPPLITWADGTDIDFEVWDEIKDVTARYTYDLFWNKGDVVVIDNSRVMHGRRRLADTGRRIFGAQSYRKGAIA, translated from the coding sequence TTGATCGAAAGCCTCGAGGCCGGTCAGAAGGCGATCGACCTGGTCGATACCGATCAGTTGTACGAGCAACTCGCCCATTCGGGTGTCGTGATCTTTCGCAATTTCGCCGATACGCTCGACGATTTCAACCGCTTCGTCAGCCTGCATTCGGCGCGCGTCACGTTCGATCCAGCGCGCAAGACCTCGACGGAGAACACCGCCGAAATCGATGCCGGCGAGCTGGAAATGGGCCTGCACCGTGAGAACGGCAACCTGCCGTTCACGCCCGACCTGCAATGGTTCTACTGCCTCGAGCCGGCTCGCGTCGGCTCCGAAACGACGATCTGCGACGGGCAGCGCGTGCTGCAGGAACTGACGCCGGCCGTGCGTCGTCTGTTCGAGCAACGCCAGATCAAGTATTCGCGCCGCATTCCCTGGCCGAACGTGCAGCGCTTCCTGAGCGTCGAACTCCAGCTGCCGGCGCACGAGGTGAACGACTCGCACCTCGAGGTCGTCAACCAGCGCGTTCGCGGCCAGCACTATCGCCGTCTCGACCAGTTTCTCGTGTCGTCCGAGCGTGTGACCGATGCGATCACCGTCAGCTGCTTCTCCGGCCGTCGCGCGTTCTGCAACTCGCTGCTCGGGCCGAGCGTGAACTACGAGCCGCCGCTGATCACGTGGGCCGACGGTACCGACATCGATTTCGAGGTGTGGGACGAAATCAAGGACGTGACCGCCCGCTATACGTACGACCTGTTCTGGAACAAGGGCGACGTCGTCGTGATCGACAACAGCCGCGTGATGCACGGCCGCCGCCGTCTCGCGGACACGGGCCGCCGCATCTTCGGTGCGCAAAGCTATCGCAAGGGAGCCATCGCATGA
- a CDS encoding efflux transporter outer membrane subunit — protein MNGFRMAAAAALALFATGCTMAPHYTRPDAPVAQAYPAGGVYATQPAAAGTRSANGQAASAIGWREFFADPRLQRLIEIALNNNRDLRVAVLNIEASRAQYQITRAGLFPTLDGTGSGNIQRYPAGVSTTRQPLITRTYSVGLSASWELDLFGRVQSLKDQALAQYLSTSYARQATEISLVSQVADQYLTLLSTEDLLKVTENTLKTAQASYDLTKLQFDNGTGSELDLRQAQTVVEQALANQQAQARARAQAVNALVLLIGEPLPDDLPAGMSLDAQNLLTDVPAGLPSDLLTRRPDVMQAEQTLLAANANIGAARAAFFPRISLTAAFGTASPTLGGLFKAGTAAWSFAPQLTMPIFEGGQNIANLNLANVQKRIEIANYEKAIQSAFREVSDGLAACGTYDLQIAALERNEHAQQRRFDLSDLRYKNGVDSYLSVLTAQTDLYSAQQSLISARLARWTNLVDLYRALGGGWIQHAGETPRAPDASAD, from the coding sequence ATGAATGGATTTCGCATGGCGGCCGCCGCGGCGCTCGCGCTGTTCGCCACCGGCTGCACGATGGCGCCGCATTACACGCGGCCCGACGCGCCCGTCGCGCAGGCGTACCCGGCCGGCGGCGTCTACGCGACACAGCCCGCTGCGGCCGGCACGCGCAGCGCCAACGGCCAGGCGGCGAGCGCCATCGGCTGGCGCGAATTCTTCGCCGATCCGCGCCTGCAGCGGCTGATCGAGATCGCGCTGAACAACAACCGCGACCTGCGCGTCGCGGTGCTGAACATCGAGGCGTCGCGCGCGCAGTACCAGATCACGCGCGCGGGGCTGTTCCCGACCCTCGACGGCACCGGCTCCGGCAACATCCAGCGCTATCCCGCGGGCGTGTCGACGACGCGCCAGCCGCTCATCACGCGCACCTACAGCGTCGGGCTTTCCGCGTCCTGGGAGCTCGACCTGTTCGGCCGCGTGCAGAGCCTGAAGGATCAGGCGCTCGCGCAGTATCTGTCGACCTCGTATGCACGGCAGGCCACCGAGATCTCGCTCGTGTCGCAGGTCGCGGACCAGTATCTGACGTTGCTGTCGACCGAGGACCTGCTGAAGGTCACGGAGAACACGCTGAAGACCGCGCAGGCGTCGTACGACCTGACCAAGCTGCAGTTCGACAATGGTACGGGCTCCGAGCTCGATCTGCGTCAGGCGCAGACGGTCGTCGAGCAGGCGCTCGCGAACCAGCAGGCGCAGGCGCGTGCGCGGGCGCAGGCGGTGAATGCGCTGGTGCTGCTGATCGGCGAGCCGCTGCCTGACGATCTGCCGGCCGGCATGTCGCTCGACGCGCAGAACCTGCTCACCGACGTGCCGGCGGGCCTGCCGTCGGATCTGCTCACGCGTCGTCCCGACGTGATGCAGGCCGAGCAGACGCTGCTGGCCGCGAACGCGAACATCGGCGCGGCGCGCGCGGCGTTCTTCCCGCGCATTTCGCTGACGGCCGCGTTCGGCACGGCGAGCCCGACGCTCGGCGGGCTGTTCAAGGCCGGCACGGCGGCGTGGTCGTTCGCGCCGCAGCTGACGATGCCGATCTTCGAAGGCGGGCAGAACATCGCGAACCTGAACCTCGCGAACGTGCAGAAGCGCATCGAGATCGCGAACTACGAGAAGGCGATCCAGTCGGCGTTCCGCGAGGTGTCGGACGGTCTTGCCGCGTGCGGCACGTACGACTTGCAGATCGCCGCGCTCGAGCGCAACGAGCACGCGCAGCAGCGTCGCTTCGATCTGTCGGACCTGCGTTACAAGAACGGCGTCGACAGCTACCTGTCGGTGCTGACCGCGCAGACGGATCTGTATTCCGCGCAGCAGTCGCTGATCAGCGCGCGCCTCGCGCGCTGGACCAACCTCGTCGATCTGTATCGTGCGCTGGGCGGCGGCTGGATCCAGCACGCCGGCGAGACGCCGCGCGCGCCGGATGCGTCGGCCGATTAG
- a CDS encoding efflux RND transporter periplasmic adaptor subunit: MSVRRSVFLAAGALVVLSGALFLWRTERVSAADRPASPPAPLPVETIVVKPQADAPTLEAVGSLEAVRQVTIAPEVAGRVVDIRFVAGSRVSAGQTLVQLYDAPEQAKLAGLQAKADYTRRQFDRAVQLVPNGAEPKATFDARRYELDAARADIRETRAVITQKLIRAPFSGVIGLRRVNLGQYLNPGDPIATLTDLGVLYANFTVPQKELSRVSLGQTVRVTTDAYPGRTFEGHVTAIEPQVGDETRNITVQATVTNTGQLLRPGMYIDAHLALPGRDAVISVPDTAVQTSQAGDTVVVVEQRDGRGVGVARVRQVRAGARERGRIVIEDGLRAGDVVVTTGQLRVAPGAKVQALADAGTQPETVR; the protein is encoded by the coding sequence ATATCGGTGAGACGCTCTGTGTTCCTTGCCGCAGGCGCGTTGGTCGTCCTGTCCGGCGCATTGTTCCTTTGGCGCACGGAACGTGTATCGGCGGCCGATCGGCCTGCGTCGCCACCGGCGCCGTTGCCGGTCGAAACCATCGTCGTGAAGCCGCAGGCCGATGCGCCGACGCTCGAGGCGGTCGGCTCGCTCGAAGCGGTGCGGCAGGTGACCATCGCGCCGGAAGTCGCCGGCCGCGTCGTCGACATCCGGTTCGTCGCGGGCTCGCGCGTGAGCGCCGGGCAAACGCTCGTGCAACTGTACGACGCACCCGAGCAGGCGAAGCTCGCCGGCTTGCAGGCGAAGGCCGACTACACGCGCCGGCAGTTCGACCGCGCCGTGCAACTCGTGCCGAACGGCGCCGAGCCGAAGGCGACATTCGACGCACGCCGCTACGAGCTCGACGCCGCGCGCGCCGATATCCGCGAGACTCGAGCGGTCATCACGCAAAAGCTGATTCGCGCGCCGTTTTCCGGCGTGATCGGCTTGCGCCGCGTGAACCTCGGGCAGTACCTGAACCCGGGCGACCCGATCGCGACGCTGACCGATCTCGGCGTGTTGTACGCGAACTTCACGGTGCCGCAGAAGGAGTTGAGCCGCGTGTCGCTCGGCCAGACGGTGCGCGTGACGACGGATGCGTATCCGGGGCGGACCTTCGAAGGCCACGTGACGGCGATCGAGCCGCAGGTCGGCGACGAGACCCGCAACATCACCGTGCAGGCCACGGTGACCAATACCGGCCAGTTGCTGCGCCCCGGCATGTATATCGACGCGCATCTGGCGCTGCCGGGCCGCGACGCGGTGATCAGCGTGCCGGATACCGCCGTGCAGACCTCCCAGGCGGGCGACACCGTGGTGGTGGTCGAGCAGCGCGACGGGCGCGGCGTCGGCGTTGCGCGCGTGCGCCAGGTGCGTGCCGGCGCGCGCGAGCGTGGCCGCATCGTCATCGAGGACGGGCTGCGCGCCGGCGACGTGGTCGTGACGACCGGGCAGTTGCGCGTCGCACCGGGCGCGAAGGTGCAGGCGCTCGCCGATGCGGGCACACAACCGGAGACGGTGCGATGA